AAGAAGGGACTAAACAATTATATATAAACAGAtaccaaaataagaaaaacaaaataatatcaTACTTATTTGGTATTAATGAGACAGTCAACTTTTTTGATTTTCAAGATTCAGAGcctatttggattgacttaatttaagaatttttaagcatttttatagtgtttgagtaaaataaataaatatttttacgtatttatttttaagccaaaatataaaaataaactaaaaattataaattagaatttataacaGATTATCAGTCGTCACCCTATATACCAAACTTAAACTTCATTAATTAAAAGCACTTAAAAACCAAAAGACAGTGTTagtaaattaaaattcaaaaggtttattaattaaaaggcattctcttttttttttcctcccgTAGAACATGCATGCATGACACTTATTATACTGCTATTTAGGCCACAATATTTACGCCTAAGAAAGTGCATGATGactcccctccccccccccccccccccaaaaaaaaaaataaaaaaataaaataataataataataataatatgtgattaaaataatttatatatatatatattagatattGAATCCTCTTCGATTAGTTTATATATCtacttctttaaattttgaatcttcTTAATCAAAATTATGACTTCACTACTACCCCAACCCAACCTTGCACCCTCCCTACAAAAACCTTATCAACTCAATAAGCCAATGGGTATTGCCAATGTTTTTTTCTATTTGGCGTTCGATAATCATTTTCAAGTTTTGAATAAGTCTAACTCAGAATTATATAAGGCTTATTGAAGGAGAATACATTTGTTTTTATCAGAATTGTATTTTACACAAAAGGTATAAAGCttgtgattttaaaaatatcacgTCATTTTTATGAGAGAAACttattaaagtaaaatgagAGTATTGCAATTAAAAACATATCAAATACTAAAAAGGAGTAAAATGCAAATTAAAATGGATGGGATCTGAATAGTGATGAAATTGGAAATTTTATTAAAGaggtttaaaattttaatatatatttttaatgagttattttaATCTATATATAcagtattattttttatatatatagtataaatttttaattaaatatattcaaataatcACCATTAgatcaatatacataaatacgccACAAGATTTGTATCATGTACAATGTTTTAAAAGGCGGGGGCGTAAGGTTAGACGTTTTATGTAGTACGGGGCAAGGCGTAAGCCCCGAGACACGAAATGTAAGTCTCATGTATcttcaattttataattttattgcttagaaaataggcaaaagtaaaattttcaatgattttacaaacaaattttaataaataaccaataatttagagaaaaaaaacaccatagttataatttgagaaaggtattcataattaataatatagaaaaaaagtattatagttattatttgagaaaggtaacaactaacaacacaaaaaaatgataatagccaaaataatctttaagataaaattatcattcatCTTCACATTTATTAGTTTTTCTCACCCTCAATTAATATTTGCATtgattattgtttatatattttaaagaagaaagataaaaaATGTAAGAGTAATgacaaaaaatgaataaatttgTTTCACGAACATAATGCTATGAAAGATctattttatcaattttagaCACGATTatcaagaaaattatttatagcAATGTCTTTTTCTTTACgagattatttatatattttaaaataaatcactACAACCTAAAAAAGattgataacataaaatataaatatcattacagcaataataaaaaaatatgatttaaagcaaaaataaattaaaaaaattaacgtTCAGAGCGTACATTTTTTATGCCTGAGACTTACGCCCCAAATTCTAGGACTTACGTCTTTAATTTACACTCCGAAGCATTTTCTATATGCCCAACTTCGAAGCTCACCCCAAAACTcacctcaaaaatattttttaaaacactgatcatataatcaatttttttaaaaataaataacacctAATTAACATTAAATTATAACTTTTCGATCGAAATTTTAATTAGTCGAACGCCAAATCGAGTACGAGACATGAATGAGAGTAATGGGTGAAGGGTAGGAAACATGGGAAAGAGGACAAAAGGCATGCAGCTGTATAAAGTGTCCCTACTACTGCATGCATTAATACTACAAAAAGGACAAAAATTCATCATTACTTTACAACTACTAGCATATCATCATTGTCCCTACCTATTCCTCTTTTATTACTCTATTTATTATTTAGATCTAAAATCtctgttttttaaaaaataaatatatttttgcatGCTCCTTATAGAAGTATTAAAAAAGATGAAATAATAGGTGGTTGAATTGTGAAATTTGAAACAAAAAGTTGTGTTtgacaatataaatataaatcgAGAAAATATTGACTTTTTATGAGCAATttgaagtaaaaaataaaataaaaatatttttttatttaattaaataaacaaaataagaatTTGTGTAATAAAAGAATTAAACTTTTAGATGTGATTACGATCTCACAATTTTCACTTGGTTTTAGAATCAAATTCATCTCGATTTTTAGTTTACTTGATATTGTGTCTCACGTCATCCGCATATCAGATGTTCAACCCAAAAATATTGCTAACAGAATGGAGATTTTAGACGAATTTTGAATAAAATCGATagaaaatctgttcaaatattCATCAAAGATATTTTTAACAAGTCAAATTCTGATGAATTTCTAATTGAACCTTcataaagaaaattatttttatctctttatttaattttggaTAATTGATCTAATTTTGATATCGATCTAGACAAATATTAAATGGAGAGAGCAGGTGATCAGATATAAAAgtagaaatatatatttttttaattaacatTTGGTTGGtgtatttttcttgatttcctaATGTTTGGAAGACTCGAATTCTCTAATCTCATTGCcatctttttctttaattttcgaAGTGTCGCTGTTAAATACATGAATCTCACGTGTGACTAAACCAACTATATTAGGAAATGCAGCTATAATATAGTTCAACTATTTGCTTTATACTAGTagcaattattttttatttggccTAATAATATACTACGTATCCTACCTTTTGACTTGAAGGCTGTCCTATATAGGATTACTTCTGATTTGgtatagatatatatacatatatttatatataataataaaaaaaatgccACGGCGTTGTTTATCTAGATACGTTTTGATTGTTATAGAAGAATATATATTGTTgaaaacatataatatatatattcttttcgTCCTAATTACTCGttacatttttttctttggGATCAGAGTTAAACTATATAAATTTTGAGTAATATTTCAAGATATAATTGTttcattatattaaataattacaaCTTAGGGTGCTTTTCATGTAATATCGAAcatttaagttttatttttaaaatattaaattaatctaattaaatttaacttcaaaaattagttaaattaacTTCTAAAAAGTGAAacacaataaatattttaaaacaaaggGAGtaacataatatgaaaaattggtACTAATCAACTATGGAAAAACGTTTTGGACATTTTCGAATTATAACAAaagtatttaatttttttccttttgaaatgCTGAAATATTATACTTATATAAAATACAACTACAATCTATTTGAATTTGGGATGTCTCATTTGGTTGAGAGtaatttttagatatttaaatattatatatacataataactAAGTATAGAGAAATATCATACTAAAAGTAGTtgatctcaaaagattttaatataaaaataaattttcatacTAAAAGTAGATATCAACTTTTTTGGggggaaaaaaatattaaagcaTGGTCAAAAGGTATATATAGTGATAAAATATTAGATCAATAACACTCACAAAATCATTAACATTATAATAGAACATAAATTTGGTCTCTCAAAAATAGTTATAATAGAAAATTAACTCTAATGCATGGGCTAATTAACAAGTATTAGCCATCATAATCATCATGCTTAATGTTGTAGTAATGTTTTTTGCAGCTCATGAACTTAAATAAGTCATATATAACCTAAAGTAACTAAGATGGATCCACCGGTGTTCGGTGTCCATCAGCTCCAGCAGCCCTAAGCTGGCCTATAATAAGGCTACTTGCATCGAAGTTGTTGCTTCCATGACCTTCGAATGCTCGAATCATGTGTTggtgttgttggtgttgttgttgatctctTGGAAAAAACTGATGATGGTGGTACAAGTGATGGGAATGATCCCTCCCGCcacctccaccaccaccacctccagACATGAAGTTGAACTGCTGGTGATGATGGTGGTGAGCTGTGGTTGCAGCTGCAGCCGCTGCAGCTGCTAAGAGTCCATGAGTTGTAGTACTAGCAATACCTGTCAACAGTGACAAAATTAGGAATTTATAttagaatttccaaaaaaaaaaactaactaaaatattacatattggattattattttttttcactacAATAGAATATTATCTCAAGGAAATAAACAATTACATTTATCATATATGGTGTTAAAAACTATTTCTATTCTATTTATCCAAGGAATGATCATATATTAATCAAAGGTCCTAAGTTCAAATCTCACTACTAATGAAACATGAGGTGTAGAATGTAGACACATAATATATAGTTAGTACTACTTCAATTTATGTACGTATCATTCAGATTTCGAGATTcaaacttcttaattttgattttgaattcaaaCTCGTTTAACACTTACataaattgaaagaagaaaagataaaTTTGACATACCTCCTAGGTTTTGGTACTTAGAAAGTTCAGATTTAGCACAACTAAGGTCCATTTGTAGTTGCCTAagttgatgttgaagaagtgaaATAACACCAACACAACCATAGACAGGGTCACGAAGACGCATATCAGCTTCATATGCTAACGAATTTACAGCGTCTTCGCGTTGATGAGGCTGTAATTCGTTAAGCAATTTGGTCACGTTACTAGCCCCAAACACCTTATGAACATTCGCAAATTTTTGTGGTTGGTCAGGAGGGAAATAAGGAGCAAAAACACACTCTGGCTGGCATTTCCTACGAAGGAATTTGCAAGCTGCACATGGTGAATTCGACgataatgatgatgaagatGACATTGACAACAACCTGCTAAAAAACAAAGGGTAATGAGTAAAATAAATGAAGTTTAAGTTATATAAGTTATTTTCAAGATTACAAATTTTTACATTACTTCTCAAACAATGAGTTAATAAAGttatatagtataatttttcttataatatttattatcaGGTTACCTATAATTTATAACCTCTTAAACATGTAAAAAATTGTAATCttgaaaataatcaaaataacttatatatatatatatgtttaaaattaTACGATCAGATCATTTAGGTAATTAAAGGTAAATCTCTTGATAAGTCTTAATTGATACTCCATCTAGTAGTAAAAAATTCActaataatataaagaaatctttacaatatcattataatacaacttcatgaaatcatatcaaaatcttttaatttttgtatattCTTTGAccaaaaagaatataaaaaggaAATGTAGAAAGTACAAAAAAAACAGTAATATAAGTACTACATACCTGTTTTTAACTTTTGAATATTTGCTGCAAATTGAAGACCAATAAAAATCTTGgtactaataataatactatTACACTcctgaaaaaaaatatgaaagtttatgaagaagAATGGTATAACAATCTTTAGTACATATTTTGTACCAAGAAGTAATAGTAAAAGCcagaaaaatgaaatataataaaattgtgTACGTGTAGTGTAATATGAAAAACTTAAGATTAATGGaaagaaataattatatataagaaAGATTTTCTTGGGGAAGTTTATATTTTTTGGGATTGGATCCCGTGAAAATTAAGTATGAAAGTAAGAGCTTATGTATTTGTTTAATTAAAAGTATAATTATCTCTCTTAACGATGTTACATATAATTCATGAACCTCCTCTTGTATATTAtagaatagaaaaatatattttagttacTTAAAAAAGATAccgacaaataattttttctttaagacAATAACATGTTAActataaatgaatttttttttaaaaagtgttaagtttaaaatgtcaagtattataactaataattttttctcattttattagATCATTCAATGAATATTTATAATTGAGATCTATAATcttgaaaaaataagaaaaaaaatatgagagtGTAAGAATTTCTTACCAAGAACACGTGTATAACTTAAAACTCTTAGATTAGAGAAAAATTTAAGACTTTGAAGTTCATATTCTTGAgataataagtaaataaataaacaaagaacaaactaaaaaagaaattaaaggaaaaataaaaatagcatAAGTCTATACtagtaataataatttaaatctaAAATGCTTATTTTATAttcacaaaaataattataatatattataaatcataattttttgtATTAAGTTAAACTATCTCACGTAAATTGAAACtaggaaaataatatattttgttgaAAGTTTGCGTGCCAATATAGTCACCTAGAACTCTATGGTCAaaccattttttttttgcttactATTTTTCAGCACTAAAAGTCAAGCTTGGATCATGTGTAGcaaatagttttctttttcATCTAGAAAACTAcacctaaaaaaataaataaaaaggctATAACtatataatgaaatgattaccctttttttccttttgctcTTTTTTCTGACTGATGATGATCTTCAAGAAAATCTTCTACTATATATGAAGAAAGTGACAGAAAATAACTAAGAAGAAACTAGATGTTCAAGTTGAAAAATGACATATCTTATTAAGGGTTTTCttgaaatgaaattattttaaaggcaatctttaactttaagaCAAATATAATAGGTGACAAAAAACATATAAAGAAGGTGACaataataaagaagaaaagtagaaaaattttcttgattttttttttgccttttttggtTAGCAAAAGTGAGAAAAAATAGGGAAGTCGCCCAAGAGAAGAGGCTAAGGAAACGGAGAGAAAgcaaaatgattttttttgggttttatgATGACTTCTTGTTGTGATTATTATAGAAGAGAGAAGGtgtgtttggttttggttttggtttttggAGGGATCTTATTTATTCTTCTTGTATATAGGAGTTTTGATGTGTGAATTATAGGTTTTTTAGGGTTTTAGTGAGTATGGGcgtggggggaggggggagaaGAAAGAGGAAGGGATATTATTATGAAGAGAAGAGGGTATTTACTAGCTTGTCTTGTGTCATTGATGTATGATTAATTATGGGGTTTTAGGGTTTTAGTGAGTATGGAGTAGGTGGAGGTGGGGTGAGGGGGAGAAGAAAGAGGAAGGGATATTATTATGAAGAGAAGAGGGTATTTAGGGTTTTAGTGAGTAGGGTGGGTGGGGTGGGAGtggaaagaagaaagaggaaggGATATTATAAGTATGAAGAGCAGAGGGTATTTTCTAGACTTGTCTTGTGTCATTGATGTGACTTATCCTTTTCATTGTCCTTGTATTCCATTTGTTGCACCCTTACACACATTTAAGTCCCCTCTACACACTCCCTCTCTCTCactctctatttttattttattcttttataatttgGAACTTTGTTTAAATTGTTGATGGTATGAGTACAATCCAAAGTTTGTTTGGTTTTAgcaaaagaaagattttttcttaaaatgatATTTGATATCCATTTTGGGATCCCAAATGAAGAAATCATCTTTATCGTTTCATCACAATTCTTGATGGTATAAATAAAAGACTATAATTTGACCATTAtagaaattatatatttttgtcaCAATTAGAActattctttttcaattttggaCACAAATTTGCCACCTTTGAGATATGGTAAATAAGTGGCACTTCTTTTCTAGAGGAGGGCAAGCTCAATTCTATATCATGAGCACGAGTAACAAGTTCttcaaacttcaaatgaccTAAGTTTAATTTCTTGTAAAATATAATGAAGTCCTAATGCATTATTTGGATGCACATCTCTATGCCAAAAGTTTTATAATTCATTATCAATTTGTCCTTAATTCCTTTGAAGAGTATTTGAAAGTTGCACCATACTCATAGTGTGcatttatgttataaaataaaaaggattGAGGAACTCGTGTTCTAGTTGCTCCTATTATATATGCCTTCCACATACTTATCAAACCTTATTCGTCTATTATATATGCCTTCCATCTTATTTGTCAATTTCTCGATTCGAATGTCTTGATCTTGCACATACTTAGTCAAACCTTCAATTTCTTTTGTCAAGCTTTCAAGTCGTTTCTCCATATATGAACTATTATCGACGATggtgaataaattattttctaattcCATATATTCACCTAAGCATAACTTATATTTACTTAAATTAATATgtctaaaatttaatataatttaaattattttgaaaaaaattaattaaatccaATAATTTTTTCTCTTGACGTAGAAACTAACATTTGAACTTTTATGAATACGTGCAAGGAGTCACACTAATcaattattttagattatttgAGTCAGAATCAATGTAACTAGacctcttaatttttttaaaattgatcgTTGTAAAATGCCTTAAattttataatacagtttttgATAAAAACTTTTGACTTTTGCAGTCGACAAAAAGAATTATTCTCACTTTAATACCTCGAAGTTTGAATACATGACACGTACCTACCTCCTTGCTTGCAAAATAGCAAGGAATAAgtcaataagaaaaataatactcaGTACCAGTGGCGGAACcagaaattttatgaagggggttcaaaaaaaattaaacacgctaatcagaaaaaaaaaatgtgcttattAGGATTCGAACCCGCGAGCTGAGACAAACTAAGGCGAAATATTGAACCTcatttgccactgagctagtccttttggcttatgcttaaggggttcaatattaaatatatacacataatttaaaaaatttatcttatatatacagtgtaattttttaacaaaGAGGGTTGAACTCCCTCACTTGCACGTGGGTCCGCCCCTGCTCAGTACTATATTAATCGTCAACATTACAAAGAATGTTTGtgccaaaatatttttcaaattataaaatcagaattaattaatttctttttatattgcccttaaaattaattatttttaagagtaaataattaaatattgattACATTGAAAAGACTTAAGGGTAAATtagtgaaaaatatttattttcaatttgtttgtcttactttcctttttaatccGTTTAAAAGTCATTGATTTTTGGAAATATTACTCAAataagcaaacatatactagttaattagttaacataACTATAGTTTAGCTAATTTACAATTCGCCACTAACATTTAGCATTAATTACGGTtcgagtttgtataattcgcacaTTTGTATAGTTCAAAatctatataatataaaaaggggcagcccggtgcacttaagctcccgctatgcgcagggtccggggaagggcccgaccacaagggtctattgtacgcagccttaccttgcatttttgccagaggctgtttccaaggc
This Solanum dulcamara chromosome 1, daSolDulc1.2, whole genome shotgun sequence DNA region includes the following protein-coding sequences:
- the LOC129886188 gene encoding protein ASYMMETRIC LEAVES 2 codes for the protein MSSSSSLSSNSPCAACKFLRRKCQPECVFAPYFPPDQPQKFANVHKVFGASNVTKLLNELQPHQREDAVNSLAYEADMRLRDPVYGCVGVISLLQHQLRQLQMDLSCAKSELSKYQNLGGIASTTTHGLLAAAAAAAATTAHHHHHQQFNFMSGGGGGGGGGRDHSHHLYHHHQFFPRDQQQHQQHQHMIRAFEGHGSNNFDASSLIIGQLRAAGADGHRTPVDPS